A window of the Fusarium poae strain DAOMC 252244 chromosome 3, whole genome shotgun sequence genome harbors these coding sequences:
- a CDS encoding hypothetical protein (SECRETED:SignalP(1-17)) produces MLFKYLLPGLLATSAVAAPVADIDETEGTLVLFKRDDVLDARDLELADIHGVNTTEMYKHSMVKRDDGDHVVVWVARDFVEDRNVADDRQGFSKRQGARPGDKSGFGADTASDYCRDHKRQDHTGPNGPYSGGVQAMYRWARGHPGGSWPLGSSWKNLVLAGSNKGANAIYKAKMVSGGDTWIGTQDVRNDADWTQKRAREFSGRGWRASSKGGETCVLWSRINYEIVRTDYRY; encoded by the exons ATGCTCTTCAAATACCTCCTCCCTGGGCTGCTAGCTACTTCTGCTGTAGCTGCGCCAGTTGCAGACATCGACGAAACTGAGGGTACCCTCGTGCTCTTCAAGCGCGACGATGTCCTCGATGCTCGTGATCTTGAGCTCGCCGACATCCATGGGGTGAATACAACCGAGA TGTACAAGCACTCCATGGTCAAGCGTGATGATGGAGATCATGTCGTTGTTTGGGTTGCCCGTGACTTTGTTGAGGATCGCAACGTGGCCGACGATAGACAGGGCTTTAGTAAACGCCAGGGTGCCCGCCCCGGCGATAAAAGTGGCTTCGGCGCTGATACGGCTTCCGACTACTGCCGTGATCACAAAAGGCAGGACCACACAGGACCGAACGGACCTTACTCTGGCGGTGTACAAGCCATGTATCGATGGGCTCGCGGCCACCCTGGTGGCAGTTGGCCTCTCGGATCTAGCTGGAAGAACCTCGTCCTCGCTGGCTCAAACAAGGGCGCTAACGCTATCTACAAGGCAAAGATGGTTAGTGGTGGCGATACGTGGATTGGCACTCAGGATGTGCGAAACGATGCGGACTGGACACAGAAAAGGGCTCGTGAATTCAGTGGCCGCGGATGGAGGGCGTCTTCAAAGGGAGGGGAGACTTGTGTCTTGTGGTCGCGCATCAACTACGAAATCGTCAGGACTGACTATCGCTACTAA
- a CDS encoding hypothetical protein (SECRETED:SignalP(1-18)~CAZy:AA9), whose amino-acid sequence MSRYLMLGTALLVSNVAAHGYLNTFTLDGTDYQGFSRWNPSPDPNAIGWSFSTEDEGPEMDISSPDFVCRRDAEASKNYGKVAAGSKASFFWTSDDKEINPNGWAESHRGPVITYIAPCNGDCTSVDKTQLKWTKIAEEGLVSGPANTEGVWATDKLRENGGVNSATIPASIAAGKYVIRNELIALHRAHLSEPEFYMQCGNIEVTGSGSDDLSSSGVVASEIYSTSDSQIFGFSVYDNQGDSWQIPGPALYGSGQGKRSKIAMKFRG is encoded by the coding sequence ATGTCTCGATACCTTATGCTTGGTACTGCTCTTCTGGTCTCCAATGTCGCTGCCCACGGCTACCTAAACACCTTCACTCTCGATGGCACCGATTACCAGGGCTTCAGTCGCTGGAACCCCTCTCCCGACCCCAATGCGATTGGATGGAGCTTCTCCACCGAAGATGAAGGCCCAGAGATGGACATCTCCAGCCCTGACTTTGTCTGCCGTCGTGATGCCGAGGCCTCCAAGAACTATGGAAAAGTCGCTGCTGGTTCCAAagcctctttcttctggACCTCCGACGATAAGGAGATCAATCCTAATGGCTGGGCCGAGTCTCACCGTGGTCCTGTCATTACCTACATCGCCCCTTGCAACGGCGACTGCACTTCTGTAGACAAGACGCAGCTCAAGTGGACCAAGATCGCTGAAGAGGGTCTTGTCTCTGGACCCGCCAACACTGAAGGGGTTTGGGCTACCGACAAGCTCCGCGAGAATGGTGGTGTCAACTCTGCTACTATTCCAGCTTCTATCGCAGCTGGAAAGTACGTCATCCGTAACGAGCTCATCGCTCTTCACCGTGCTCATCTCTCCGAGCCCGAGTTTTATATGCAGTGCGGTAACATCGAGGTTACTGGCTCTGGTAGCGATGATCTGTCCAGTTCTGGTGTTGTCGCTTCGGAAATCTACAGTACTTCTGATTCTCAAATCTTTGGTTTCTCTGTTTATGATAACCAGGGCGACAGTTGGCAGATTCCCGGCCCTGCTTTGTATGGCAGTGGTCAGGGCAAGCGATCTAAGATCGCTATGAAGTTCCGTGGTTGA